A region of Pyxidicoccus trucidator DNA encodes the following proteins:
- a CDS encoding baseplate J/gp47 family protein, translating to MSLIPPEETSFSAIVDRLLSNLGPGTDTHTGSMARTLAEAYAREMATFYAMMELAHHSGYLNTAEGAALDNVVAVLGLERARAGRLTGEVEFSRASPAPDDIGIPAGRQVTGLAADSKPLPLFETMEEAVLRRGETRLVVRVQEIQDDSEASRQAPTVINPGRLSVMPRPVLGIESVINRAPLRRTGEDETDDSLRARARTALRDGEKGTLEAIAAAVRQQGVRQVTVREPEDAPPGVIDVLVGDAGFEENAAGVTLVEGAIRASKAAGIRVRLRYARTVYFQVAFQVEPVDPDMDEATFDRLRRELQQALSRFARDLPVGDTVSRRKLEAILFGNPAVRRISDLEVETFGWGVDPANPLDKVLVKEDRSRVYGPGRDWRMDALETPAVDLDRKPPRISRLRPLTWSLELVVSLPAADVRTPEQVRQALRAAVDVYAARLAEDVQANRDARITWEDLQATLKAQARVEGLLSCNVTLDTGLSVTLVRVETPPVQGALTTLPLKKDVRLVLGNAELVGVG from the coding sequence TTGAGCCTCATTCCCCCAGAAGAAACCTCGTTCAGCGCCATCGTCGACCGGCTGCTGTCGAACCTGGGGCCGGGGACAGACACCCATACGGGCAGCATGGCGCGCACCCTGGCGGAGGCGTACGCCCGGGAGATGGCCACCTTCTACGCCATGATGGAGCTGGCCCACCACTCGGGTTACCTCAACACCGCCGAGGGCGCGGCGCTGGACAACGTGGTGGCCGTGCTGGGCCTGGAGCGCGCCCGCGCGGGTCGGCTCACCGGAGAGGTGGAGTTCAGCCGCGCCTCGCCGGCGCCGGACGACATCGGCATCCCCGCCGGTCGGCAGGTCACCGGCCTGGCCGCGGACTCCAAGCCCCTGCCCCTCTTCGAGACGATGGAGGAGGCGGTGCTGCGCCGCGGGGAGACGCGTCTGGTCGTCCGCGTGCAGGAAATCCAGGACGACTCGGAGGCCTCCCGCCAGGCCCCCACCGTCATCAACCCCGGCCGGCTGAGCGTCATGCCGCGGCCGGTGCTGGGCATCGAGTCCGTCATCAACCGCGCGCCCCTGCGCCGCACCGGCGAGGACGAGACGGACGACAGCCTGCGCGCGCGCGCGCGCACCGCCCTGCGTGACGGGGAGAAGGGCACGCTGGAGGCCATCGCCGCCGCCGTGCGCCAGCAGGGCGTGCGGCAAGTCACGGTGCGCGAGCCGGAGGACGCGCCGCCGGGCGTCATCGACGTGCTGGTGGGGGATGCGGGCTTCGAGGAGAACGCGGCGGGCGTGACGCTCGTGGAAGGGGCCATCCGCGCCTCCAAGGCCGCCGGCATCCGCGTGCGCCTGCGCTACGCGCGCACCGTCTACTTCCAGGTGGCCTTCCAGGTGGAGCCGGTGGACCCCGACATGGACGAGGCCACCTTCGACCGGCTCCGCCGCGAGCTCCAGCAGGCCCTCTCCCGCTTCGCGCGGGACTTGCCGGTGGGCGACACGGTGAGCCGCCGCAAGCTGGAGGCCATCCTCTTCGGCAACCCCGCCGTGCGCCGCATCAGCGACCTGGAGGTGGAGACCTTCGGCTGGGGCGTGGACCCCGCCAACCCCCTGGACAAGGTGCTGGTGAAGGAGGACCGCAGCCGCGTGTACGGCCCCGGCCGCGACTGGCGCATGGACGCGCTGGAGACGCCCGCGGTGGACCTGGACCGCAAGCCGCCGCGCATCTCCCGCCTGCGCCCGCTCACCTGGAGCCTGGAGCTGGTCGTCTCCCTGCCGGCCGCAGACGTGCGCACGCCCGAGCAGGTGCGCCAGGCGCTGCGCGCCGCGGTGGACGTGTACGCGGCCCGGCTCGCCGAGGACGTCCAGGCGAACCGCGACGCGCGCATCACCTGGGAAGACCTGCAGGCGACGTTGAAGGCCCAGGCCCGGGTGGAGGGGCTGCTGTCCTGCAACGTCACCCTGGACACCGGCCTGTCCGTCACGCTGGTCCGGGTGGAGACGCCGCCGGTGCAGGGCGCGCTCACCACCCTGCCGCTGAAGAAGGACGTGCGCCTGGTGCTCGGCAACGCCGAGCTGGTGGGGGTCGGATGA
- a CDS encoding DUF2634 domain-containing protein, giving the protein MSADELKTDLRLSFKESGDVDLDWSTDTGATTVSGKENLIQALTMRLIVYRGHLVELGHTRYGSRVADLIGEPLDRANLELLRRYVRQALKEDPRVEEVTALTVSARADLPGAVDVRASIRAITGDAVELGLALDLG; this is encoded by the coding sequence GTGAGCGCGGACGAGCTCAAGACGGACCTGCGGCTCTCCTTCAAGGAGTCCGGCGACGTGGACCTCGACTGGTCCACCGACACCGGGGCCACCACGGTGAGCGGCAAGGAGAACCTCATCCAGGCGCTGACGATGCGGCTCATCGTCTACCGCGGGCACCTGGTCGAGCTGGGCCACACGCGCTACGGCAGCCGCGTGGCGGACCTCATCGGCGAGCCCCTGGACCGCGCCAACCTGGAGCTGCTGCGCCGCTACGTGCGGCAGGCCCTCAAGGAGGACCCGCGCGTGGAGGAGGTGACGGCGCTGACCGTCAGCGCCCGCGCGGACCTGCCCGGGGCGGTGGACGTGCGGGCCAGCATCCGGGCCATCACGGGAGATGCGGTGGAGCTGGGACTGGCGCTCGACCTCGGTTGA
- a CDS encoding phage baseplate assembly protein V has translation MSDLVTIIRAIIRDELASLRQGDIGVVTSSFPHADGDTHNHECNVKLRESGLELRRVPIATPHIGMVSAPRAGELVLLSYLGGDPNRPIVVGRLYSDEVNPPIHEADEWRVVAPPGGKTSISIDKDQSVVLTAGETVVTVKQDDVITIKGKTDLMLEVEGNVQLKCTDCTVDASGKIDLGTGGSGVITEKSHKCYFTGAPLKGSQDVKAK, from the coding sequence ATGAGCGACCTGGTCACCATCATCCGCGCCATCATCCGCGACGAGCTGGCGTCCCTGCGCCAGGGCGACATCGGCGTGGTGACGAGCTCCTTTCCCCACGCGGACGGCGACACGCACAACCACGAGTGCAACGTGAAGCTGCGTGAGAGCGGGCTGGAGCTGCGGCGCGTGCCCATCGCCACCCCGCACATCGGCATGGTGAGCGCGCCGCGCGCGGGAGAGCTCGTCCTGCTCTCCTACCTGGGCGGAGACCCCAACCGCCCCATCGTCGTGGGCCGCCTCTACTCGGACGAGGTCAACCCGCCCATCCACGAGGCGGACGAGTGGCGCGTCGTCGCGCCCCCCGGAGGCAAGACGTCCATCTCCATCGACAAGGACCAGTCCGTGGTCCTCACCGCCGGGGAGACGGTGGTGACGGTGAAGCAGGACGACGTCATCACCATCAAGGGCAAGACGGACCTGATGTTGGAGGTGGAGGGTAACGTCCAGCTCAAGTGCACGGACTGCACGGTGGATGCGTCCGGGAAGATTGACCTGGGCACTGGCGGCAGCGGCGTCATCACCGAGAAGAGCCACAAGTGCTACTTCACGGGCGCTCCGCTCAAGGGCTCGCAGGACGTGAAGGCCAAGTAA
- a CDS encoding DNA circularization N-terminal domain-containing protein yields MPVRIGRIELTGLTNVYTEDARNLVQQRVPGQSGSVFQDLGREPVTIVMEGILLGDDTQAELEELRQAQMKTTPMSFAADAIAGADLTDVLIADFQVKQLAGHESRFSFFLRVKEYLEPPAAADAGVAAVDDAVADDAASWAEGSVAAAGVLQDPGSLMEAVDANPELLGHLTPDELGSVVNQGKDSLTGKNFSSLLGSLGKVNPAAIGGFVDSLRSAGSLGEFIQKLASEGVSLLEMVKGIDFGAALSLIKAIAGAGDFLAKLQRVAKEATELGGVLADFDPLGPFKDLEAKP; encoded by the coding sequence CGCGTGCCCGGCCAGTCCGGCAGCGTCTTCCAGGACCTGGGCCGCGAGCCCGTCACCATCGTCATGGAGGGCATCCTCCTCGGCGATGACACCCAGGCCGAGCTGGAGGAGCTGCGCCAGGCGCAGATGAAGACCACGCCGATGTCGTTCGCCGCGGACGCCATCGCCGGGGCCGACCTCACCGACGTCCTCATCGCCGACTTCCAGGTGAAGCAGCTCGCCGGCCACGAGAGCCGCTTCAGCTTCTTCCTCCGCGTGAAGGAGTACCTGGAGCCGCCCGCCGCCGCCGACGCGGGCGTGGCCGCCGTGGACGACGCGGTGGCCGACGACGCCGCCTCGTGGGCCGAGGGCTCCGTGGCCGCCGCGGGCGTGCTGCAGGACCCCGGCTCGCTCATGGAGGCAGTGGACGCCAACCCGGAGCTGCTCGGCCACCTCACGCCGGACGAGCTGGGCTCCGTCGTCAACCAGGGCAAGGACTCGCTGACCGGGAAGAACTTCAGCAGCCTGCTGGGCTCGCTCGGCAAGGTGAACCCCGCGGCCATCGGCGGCTTCGTCGACTCGCTGCGCAGCGCCGGCAGCCTGGGCGAGTTCATCCAGAAGCTCGCCTCCGAGGGCGTCAGCCTCCTGGAGATGGTGAAGGGCATCGACTTCGGCGCGGCCCTCAGCCTCATCAAGGCCATTGCCGGCGCGGGCGACTTCCTGGCGAAGCTCCAGCGCGTCGCCAAGGAGGCCACCGAGCTGGGCGGAGTGCTGGCGGACTTCGACCCGCTGGGCCCCTTCAAGGACCTGGAGGCCAAACCGTGA